The genomic interval TAAAAGTGCTTTATGAAATGTTTGGTCTCGAGATGCCAGCGTCAGAGTTGTCGGATTACTTGCCGCTCATGTTGGAATTTTTATATGCGGCGTGCTTTGATGGAGATACACGTGCTCAAGACAATGTGCAACTCGTGATCATGATTATTGAAGATGGTACGTACACGATGATGAAACATTTGGAAAGCGAGCACAATCCATACGCACATTTAATTCGTGGTCTTCGTGAAACGTTCAAGCGTTGTATCGTAGAAGATAAAGAGGTGACACATCATGTTTAATCAGTTTTTATGGGTGATATTTCCGTACCTCTGTCTTGCAGTTTTTGTTATCGGGCATATCGTACGTTATCGTTATGACCAATTTTCATGGACTGCAAAATCGAGTGAGTTTATTGAGAAGAAGCAATTAAAGTGGGGCAGTTTGTTGTTTCATCTTGGCGTCATTCCTGTGTTTTTCGGACATGTCGTTGGGTTACTTATCCCTGCAAATTGGTTAGAAGCGGTCGGCGTGAATAACCACATCTATCATATCGGTGCAGTGTATATTGGGAGCGTTTTTGGTATAATAACGTTAATTGGTATGTTTTTGTTAACTGCGCGTCGTATTACGAAACAAAATGTACGTCGTTTAAGTTCGGCGTCAGATATTTTCGTTAACTTTTTATTATTACTTATCGTATTTGTCGGATGTTATGCCACATTAGTGACGAATGCGACAACGCCAGAATTTGATTACCGCCAAACGATTTCTATTTGGTTTAGAGCACTGTTTACACTCAGTCCAGATGCTCATTTGATGACAGGGGTGCCACTTGTATTTCAATTACATGTCCTTTTAGGCTTTACAATTATGGCGTGCTGGCCGTTTACGCGTCTCGTTCACGTGTGGAGTGTGCCAGTGACTTATGCAAGTCGTAGTTATATTATTTATCGCAAACATAAAATTTAATGGAAGGTGATGACCGTGAACCAGATTGATTTTTCGCAACATGATTATCAAGATGAAATAGATAGATTGCGTCATGAATACCAGTTTGACTTTGCAGGTATTGCTTTGCCATCAGAAGATCATGCAGGGATGAAAATCAAATGGCGTTACGTGTCAGGCAACTTGAATGAGCGATATCGTCGCATCGTATTACGTAATGGGCATGGCATTGCAGGGAATGTGATGAAAACAGGCAAGCCGATGAGTATTCCCGATACAACAGATGATGAAATTCAAAACGCATTGTTTGATTATCCTATATTGATGAGTGAGCAATTGACGGCTTTGATTGCGATTCCACTTTGGCACAACCATCGTGTGAAAGGTGTCCTTTTACTCGGACAGCGTAACCAAAAACCATTGCCACATCTAGCGAAAGATATTTCCTCCATTAAAGGCATTGGTAGTTTGACAAGTGAAGATAAGGTGATGCAATAATGCCGCAACAACAGACCGAATTATTAAATTTTTTACAAGCTTACTATCATCAAACGTCAGAAATGATTATTTTTATCGATGCACAAGGTCAAGTGATTGATATGAATGAAGCGGCAAAACGTGTCATTTCACCGGATAATGATATGAGTGGGATTTCGACGACAATTTGTGGTCGCTGTGAAGGCTATACGAATGAACACGCTTTACGCACATGTCAAAATTGTTTTCTCCAGTCTTCAGAAATTGGTGATACGACATTTCAAGTCTTTATGAAAACGACAGATAATAAGGTCGAGCCATTTACAGCAACTTATCAAACGATTGATGAAGAACGACAAATTAAAGCTTTTACACTGCAAAATGTCACAGCGCAATTGCAGCGACAAGAAAAGCTGTATCAACGTAATATGATTCAAAAAACGATTGCAGCACAAGAAAACGAACGTAAGCGTATTTCTCGTGAATTACATGACGGGGTCGTTCAAGAACTGATTAATGTTAATGTAGAAATGCGTTTATTGAAATATCAAAGCGATATGGATGTGATTCTATCCAATGCCAAAAACATTGAAGGCTTAATGACAAAATTGATTGATGACTTGCGCAATTTATCATCAGAACTGCGCCCAGCTTCATTAGATGATTTGGGATTAGATGCAGCATTTAAAACATATTTCAAGCAGATGGAAAACAACTATGGTTTAGCGATTAATTATCATTTTGATATTGACTCAGAGCGCTTTGATACGGAAATCGAAACCGTCGTCTACCGTATCGTGCAAGAAGCGGTTTTCAATGCGATGAAGTATGCGGGTGTCGATGATGTTGATGTCATTATTCGCAAAGATGATAACTACCTTTATGCAGAAGTTTCAGATCAAGGGAGAGGATTTGAACCGAGTGATTCGCCTAAAGGAACGGGTTTAGGGCTTTATGGCATGTACGAACGTGCTGAACTGGTGAATGGAAAGCTCAATATTGAAACGCAAAAAGGAAAGGGCACGATTGTGTCACTCGAAGTACCAATCAGCCAAAAGTGAGGGGAATGTAGCATGAGAATCGTGATAGCAGATGATCACGCTGTTGTACGTACGGGTTTTTCGATGATTTTAAACTTTCAAGAAGATATGGAAGTGGTGGGTACAGCTGCAGATGGTGTTGAAGCGTATCAAAAAGTGATGGAGCACGCACCAGACGTATTGATTATGGATTTAAGTATGCCACCAGGAGAATCAGGTTTAATTGCGACGAGTAAAATTTTAGATAGTTTCCCAAATACAAAAATTCTCATACTCACGATGTATGATGATGAAGAATATTTATTTCATGTATTGCGAAGTGGCGCGAGTGGCTATATTTTGAAAAATGCGCCGGATGAACAATTATTGTTAGCGATTCGTACAGTTTACCAAGGGGAGACGTATATCGATCCGAAAATGACGACTTCTTTGGTGAAAGAGTTTGTGCATTCGTCTAATGACGGAGAGTATTCGAATGATCCGTTTAAAGTGTTGTCGAAGCGAGAGTTGGAGATTTTACCGTTGATTGCGAAAGGTTATGGGAATAAGGATATTGCTGAGAAATTGTTTGTGTCGGTGAAGACGGTTGAGGCGCATAAAACGCGTATTATGGATAAGTTGAATTTGAAATCGAAGCCGGAGTTAGTGGAGTATGCGTTGAAGAAGAAGTTGTTGGATTTTTAGTGTTTTCATAGAATGGTTGTGTTAAAAGTTGGGGAAGCGTGAGGTTGTTGTACACGCCTTACTACAAAGGCGATGGTGAAAAACATTTTCTGTTACAGGCGTATGTTACAGTGTTTGCTACCTTGGGCTCGCGTTCCTAGGGGCTGACCCTTCAACAAAATTCTGCATAATTGAAGTGGACACTTGAAGGAAGCCGAGTTGGATTTTCGGGAGCAGTACAGAAATCTCATATGAAATAAAGATTTCGTAGTACTGCCCCCGCAAAGCTGACTAGACTTCTCAAAAGCGGATGCATTGAGAAGTCAGATAGCTACTGCGTTAAGCAGCAACCAATATTATAATTAAAAGGTATTTGCTATTAGCATGCACTTAACCCCTCAGGAGTCTCGCTCAGATTAGCAAGCGACGGTGTTTTAATACATTTCGAGTTGAGGATGGTACACGATATTTAGTGCCACCCTCAACTTTTAATTTGAAGTGGGTTATTGATACACTTTCACCCACTACTTTTGGCACCACTACTTCCTGCAACTTATCGTTTTTAGTAAGAGGGAGATAGAGAGCATATAGGGTTGGTGAACTATACAACATTATCATCTGCTCATTGAGGGGACATTAAGAACTGTCGAGGTACCGAGACGAACAGCAGTATCTTTAAAATCCAAGGGCTATCAAGTTGAATTATCACTTATAGCAACAAAACCTTATTTATCATATTTGAGTACTTTGTTGAGATACGAACAAAATTACACTATCTTCCCTAAATCAGCACGTGCTTCCCCTAAAGAATATCATGATAATATAGTAAACAATTTGGTGAGAAACCTAAATATTTTAGAAAATGAAAAATTTTTGATAGAATACAAATATTTAAGCGAGATAAAAGCTGTGTATATGATTCTTATGAAAATGGTCATTTAATGGCTTCAGAAAAATGACATGAGTTATGATATGGTGTTTGGGATTTGACAGAAAAAGAAATGTTGAATTATTGTGAAAAGCAATTGAAAATGTTAAGAGAAGCAAAGAGAAAATAGTTTATATATTGCATAGCTTGTTGTTCGTGTAGAATAGCAAGTTTTTATCGATTATAGAATTGGAAATCAATCTCTGTAACAGTCCATCTGAACCACAATTCCCCCCAACAAATGTTAAGAAAAAAGCTTATGCCCTTCTCAATATATAGAGGACATAGGCTTTAGATTTATTAGTTGTTTAGAAAACTCATCAAATAACGCATCTTGTTCTTCTACTGCCTTTACTTCATATATCGCTAATCCTTTTTTACATCAACTTCTTACTAAATCGGGTATGAATTGTATTTCTGATTGAATGAATAATACTGCAACGCCATCGATATCGATAAAAAGTATAGCTACGATGTTGAGGTAAAAAAGGTTTTGTTAATTTTTCGATGACTTTAATTCCTTTTTTGCGTATTTGATAATAGTCTAATGCGCCGATATTGAAATAAACATTTGTTGTTCATCAGAATAGATTGGTAGTTTATCATTTCTAAATACCTCGTTTTGAGTTGTTTCGACCAAATAAAAAGTTTAAAAATCCAATAAATGCTCACAATTCATGGTATAGCATTCCAGTTACTATGTTTGATAAATGGAGCATCAATCATATTTGTAAGCGGGCACTATCACTTTCGATTGTTAGGGGATACGCTATGCAAGAATAGGGGAACTCCTTATGTTATAAATTTCACAATACCATTAAACTAGAGGTGAAATCTAATCACGCATCGCATTTTGAACTGAAGCTAACGTTCAAGTTGATGCATCTAGTAAAGAAAGGTGAATGAGAAATGAATCAATCGAAAGGTGGCGTACAACTTGCGCTCCAAACACTCAGCCTTGTTGCAGGGTTTATGGCGTGGAGTATCATTGCACCATTAATTCCATTTATTTCACAAGATATTAAAATTTCAAGCGGTCAACTCTCTATTATTTTGGCCATTCCAGTCATTCTAGGCTCTGTCCTTCGTGTGCCATTTGGTTATTTAACTAATATTGTAGGCGCGAAATGGGTATTTTTTACGAGCTTTATTGTTTTGCTCGTACCGATATTTTTACTAAGTCAAGCTGGATCTCCTGGCGCATTAATGTTTGCAGGATTTTTCCTTGGGGTCGGGGGCGCAATTTTCTCAGTCGGTGTAACAGCACTTCCGAAATATTTTTCTAAAGATAAAGTCGGCCTCGCAAACGGTATTTATGGTATGGGGAACTTAGGGACAGCGGTATCTTCATTTTTAGCACCACCCATTGCAGGTATAATCGGATGGCAAAATACTGTACGTAGTTATTTAATCGTAATGGCAATATTTGCAATCATTATGTTCTTTTTAGGGGATAACAAAGAACCTAAAGTGAAAGTACCACTTGTAGAACAAACACGCATTTTAATGAAAAACTATAAACTGTATTATTTAAGCTTATGGTACTTTATTACATTTGGCTCATTTGTCGCATTTGGTCTATTTTTACCGAACTTCCTCGTACAAAATTTCGGTATTGATAAAGTCGATGCAGGGATTCGTACAGGTGTGTTTATCGCATTAGCGACATGTTTGAGACCTCTTGGCGGTATTTTAGGGGATAAATTTAATGCGGTGACGATGTTGAAATTTTTCTTTTCTATTATGATTGCAGGTGCTTTTGTCTTAGGTGTTTCAAGTCAAATTTCATTATTTACAATCGGCTGTTTAACAGTGAGTGTTTGTGCCGGTATTGGTAATGGACTTGTGTTTAAACTCGTACCGCATTATTTCACAAAAGAAGCTGGTGTCGCGAACGGTATTGTTTCTATGATGGGGGGGCTTGGCGGATTCTTCCCACCACTTGTCATTTCGGCTGTGACATCTATCACAGGTACGAGTCATTTCGCATTCATCTTGTTATGTGTATTCGGTTTAATTGCACTTGTGACGATGTTTAACTTATCTAAACGTGAAAAAGCAGCAGCAAATAAAGCGACTGTGTCGTAATACCAACAAGCTATTCAAAGTTGTATCATTAGATAGCATTTATATGAATCAAATGGACCGAGAGACGTCATGTTTCTCAGTCCTTTTTTCATGTCGTGATTCAGTAATACTATCCTATAAATTATCATAAGAAATGTGTTTTGATTACGGCTTCCAAAATAACAGGTAATTCTTCAAAGGCACTTTGTTGATGCACGCGCTCGGTCACTTTATGGGCATCTTTGCCGATAGGACCACAGTTCAGAAATGGTGCTTGAATTCGTTCAATCGCTTCAAATGGAATATGATACGTCTGGCCAAATACAGGTGTGTGATCGCGAAATGCGTCAAATCCTGAACCATTTGGAGACGGAGTAACGTAACTTAAATCACTAATGCCATTAAAATAGTGAATGCGCTCCGACAAACGATTGAATTGTTGTTTTGCGGTGTCTGTAATCGTTTGTTTGATTGCTTCAACTAAAGGGTGAAACGATGCATTCGTCGCAGGATAATAAGGTGGCGCATAGAATGTAATCACGGCAGGTCCAAGTGATTTACAAAGGCGAATGAGCGCATCGATAATCAAAATAGACTGTTCGTGCGGCTCTTG from Staphylococcus sp. MI 10-1553 carries:
- a CDS encoding nitrate/nitrite transporter; protein product: MNQSKGGVQLALQTLSLVAGFMAWSIIAPLIPFISQDIKISSGQLSIILAIPVILGSVLRVPFGYLTNIVGAKWVFFTSFIVLLVPIFLLSQAGSPGALMFAGFFLGVGGAIFSVGVTALPKYFSKDKVGLANGIYGMGNLGTAVSSFLAPPIAGIIGWQNTVRSYLIVMAIFAIIMFFLGDNKEPKVKVPLVEQTRILMKNYKLYYLSLWYFITFGSFVAFGLFLPNFLVQNFGIDKVDAGIRTGVFIALATCLRPLGGILGDKFNAVTMLKFFFSIMIAGAFVLGVSSQISLFTIGCLTVSVCAGIGNGLVFKLVPHYFTKEAGVANGIVSMMGGLGGFFPPLVISAVTSITGTSHFAFILLCVFGLIALVTMFNLSKREKAAANKATVS
- the narI gene encoding respiratory nitrate reductase subunit gamma yields the protein MFNQFLWVIFPYLCLAVFVIGHIVRYRYDQFSWTAKSSEFIEKKQLKWGSLLFHLGVIPVFFGHVVGLLIPANWLEAVGVNNHIYHIGAVYIGSVFGIITLIGMFLLTARRITKQNVRRLSSASDIFVNFLLLLIVFVGCYATLVTNATTPEFDYRQTISIWFRALFTLSPDAHLMTGVPLVFQLHVLLGFTIMACWPFTRLVHVWSVPVTYASRSYIIYRKHKI
- the nreA gene encoding nitrate respiration regulation accessory nitrate sensor NreA, with amino-acid sequence MNQIDFSQHDYQDEIDRLRHEYQFDFAGIALPSEDHAGMKIKWRYVSGNLNERYRRIVLRNGHGIAGNVMKTGKPMSIPDTTDDEIQNALFDYPILMSEQLTALIAIPLWHNHRVKGVLLLGQRNQKPLPHLAKDISSIKGIGSLTSEDKVMQ
- the nreC gene encoding nitrate respiration regulation response regulator NreC (Involved in the regulation of the the nitrate reductase operon narGHJI) — translated: MRIVIADDHAVVRTGFSMILNFQEDMEVVGTAADGVEAYQKVMEHAPDVLIMDLSMPPGESGLIATSKILDSFPNTKILILTMYDDEEYLFHVLRSGASGYILKNAPDEQLLLAIRTVYQGETYIDPKMTTSLVKEFVHSSNDGEYSNDPFKVLSKRELEILPLIAKGYGNKDIAEKLFVSVKTVEAHKTRIMDKLNLKSKPELVEYALKKKLLDF
- a CDS encoding sensor histidine kinase, encoding MPQQQTELLNFLQAYYHQTSEMIIFIDAQGQVIDMNEAAKRVISPDNDMSGISTTICGRCEGYTNEHALRTCQNCFLQSSEIGDTTFQVFMKTTDNKVEPFTATYQTIDEERQIKAFTLQNVTAQLQRQEKLYQRNMIQKTIAAQENERKRISRELHDGVVQELINVNVEMRLLKYQSDMDVILSNAKNIEGLMTKLIDDLRNLSSELRPASLDDLGLDAAFKTYFKQMENNYGLAINYHFDIDSERFDTEIETVVYRIVQEAVFNAMKYAGVDDVDVIIRKDDNYLYAEVSDQGRGFEPSDSPKGTGLGLYGMYERAELVNGKLNIETQKGKGTIVSLEVPISQK
- a CDS encoding zeta toxin family protein — encoded protein: MEGTLRTVEVPRRTAVSLKSKGYQVELSLIATKPYLSYLSTLLRYEQNYTIFPKSARASPKEYHDNIVNNLVRNLNILENEKFLIEYKYLSEIKAVYMILMKMVI